From Alienimonas californiensis, a single genomic window includes:
- the argB gene encoding acetylglutamate kinase, with the protein MALRPAPNATDARERAIRDAETLLSAGEWIRAFRGRYVVVKLGGSALENEEAVDCLLADVRFMETVGLKPVLVHGGGKAISAAMAEAGLESKFVAGRRYTDADSLSVVAKTLAGISRSLAAGIERQGGKAVALCNFEMGAPDGLALYGRPLTLPGEDGQPLDLGLVGEAIGANHRAIEDVLKEDRIPVLPSLARDRRVPGPAGLLNVNADTAAAALARLLGAEKLVFLSDVAGLYADPHDESTLIQHLTADRAEELIHSGAISGGMIPKVEAALEALLAGVTKIHFVDGRTPHSVLLEIYSDSGVGTEIVADDPR; encoded by the coding sequence CTGGCCCTTCGTCCCGCCCCGAACGCGACCGATGCCCGCGAGAGGGCGATCCGCGACGCGGAGACCCTGCTGAGCGCCGGCGAGTGGATCCGGGCGTTCCGCGGGCGGTACGTCGTGGTGAAGCTCGGCGGCAGCGCCCTCGAGAACGAGGAGGCCGTCGACTGCCTGCTGGCGGACGTGCGTTTCATGGAGACGGTCGGCCTGAAGCCCGTGCTGGTGCACGGCGGCGGCAAGGCGATTAGCGCCGCGATGGCCGAGGCCGGGCTGGAATCCAAGTTCGTCGCCGGCCGCCGCTACACGGACGCGGATTCGCTGTCCGTGGTGGCGAAGACGCTGGCCGGGATCAGCCGTTCGCTGGCCGCCGGGATCGAACGGCAGGGGGGCAAAGCGGTGGCCCTGTGCAACTTCGAAATGGGCGCCCCGGACGGGTTGGCCCTCTACGGCCGTCCGCTCACCCTGCCGGGCGAGGACGGGCAGCCGCTGGACCTGGGATTGGTCGGCGAGGCGATCGGCGCGAACCACCGGGCGATCGAAGACGTCTTGAAGGAAGACCGCATCCCCGTGCTGCCCTCCCTGGCCCGCGATCGCCGCGTGCCCGGGCCGGCGGGGCTGCTGAACGTCAACGCCGACACCGCCGCCGCCGCCCTCGCCCGCCTGCTGGGCGCCGAGAAGCTCGTGTTCCTCTCCGACGTCGCCGGTCTGTACGCCGACCCCCACGACGAATCGACCCTCATCCAGCACCTCACCGCCGATCGTGCCGAGGAGCTGATCCACAGCGGGGCGATCTCCGGCGGGATGATCCCCAAGGTCGAGGCGGCGCTGGAGGCGCTGCTGGCCGGCGTGACCAAGATTCACTTCGTCGACGGCCGCACGCCGCACAGCGTCCTGTTGGAGATCTATTCCGACAGCGGCGTCGGCACCGAGATCGTCGCCGACGACCCCCGCTAA
- a CDS encoding DoxX family protein, whose protein sequence is MSPKARRITGLVLIWLVGLALAASAGMKLAGMAEGESASAGGLDGLIRPLGVVELLSAVLLLVPLTHRLGLLLCTAYLGGAIAASIVMMGLAEALPAAILQALLWTGATLRTPDLLGPLLVRPAPVGAPPVRSSAAETPL, encoded by the coding sequence ATGTCGCCTAAAGCTCGCCGCATCACCGGACTGGTTCTGATCTGGCTCGTCGGTCTGGCGTTGGCCGCCAGCGCCGGCATGAAACTGGCGGGGATGGCGGAGGGCGAATCCGCCTCCGCCGGCGGGCTCGACGGGTTGATCCGGCCGTTGGGCGTCGTCGAACTGCTGTCGGCGGTTCTGCTGCTCGTTCCGTTGACGCATCGGCTGGGTTTGTTGCTCTGCACGGCCTATCTGGGTGGGGCGATCGCGGCCAGCATCGTCATGATGGGGCTGGCCGAGGCGCTGCCCGCCGCGATCCTGCAGGCACTGCTCTGGACCGGGGCGACGCTCCGCACGCCGGACCTGCTCGGTCCGCTGCTGGTGCGCCCCGCGCCCGTCGGCGCCCCGCCCGTTCGCTCGTCCGCTGCCGAGACTCCGCTTTGA
- the tadA gene encoding tRNA adenosine(34) deaminase TadA, with protein sequence MRRALDLAAAAGEMDEVPVGALVVYAPPVGPEEEDVGLTTERVIGEGYNQRETLSDPTAHAEMIALTQAAEALGSWRLDDCTLYVTLEPCPMCAGAIVNARVPAVVYGAADPKAGACDSLFRLTDDPRLNHRSAVLGGVLAGECGAILTDFFRAKRALGKK encoded by the coding sequence ATGCGGCGGGCGCTGGATCTCGCCGCCGCCGCCGGGGAGATGGACGAAGTCCCGGTGGGGGCGCTGGTCGTGTACGCCCCGCCGGTCGGCCCGGAGGAGGAGGACGTCGGCCTGACGACGGAGCGGGTGATCGGCGAGGGCTACAACCAGCGGGAGACGCTGTCCGACCCCACCGCCCACGCGGAGATGATCGCCCTCACCCAGGCCGCCGAGGCACTGGGCAGTTGGCGGTTGGACGACTGCACGCTGTACGTCACGCTGGAGCCCTGCCCGATGTGCGCCGGGGCGATCGTGAACGCCCGCGTCCCCGCGGTGGTCTACGGCGCCGCCGACCCCAAGGCCGGCGCCTGCGACAGCCTGTTCCGCCTCACGGACGACCCCCGCCTGAACCACCGCAGCGCCGTCCTCGGCGGCGTCCTGGCCGGCGAGTGCGGGGCGATCCTGACGGACTTTTTCCGGGCCAAGCGGGCGCTGGGGAAAAAGTGA
- a CDS encoding SIMPL domain-containing protein (The SIMPL domain is named for its presence in mouse protein SIMPL (signalling molecule that associates with mouse pelle-like kinase). Bacterial member BP26, from Brucella, was shown to assemble into a channel-like structure, while YggE from E. coli has been associated with resistance to oxidative stress.) has protein sequence MLPSTVGDLLLPHEPRPSFTVDLTREFKQIADRCDVWLSVRGSTLLTGHAALEQAEEVRKVVEAILKLGVPREAVHLADVSIDSKSGVFTRSTEAAYALRVEVTDLARLADLLTAVTAPKTCRLVRIDYRFSDDEAVADEWIAQTIGDCVRRAKAVAAAAGVTLGTLREVTHEVIRPRPSSYSSDSRLGGFDDDLIGTRLTETADSLPGPVVRERRVRVDAGLRYEIGPPDDPAAGATA, from the coding sequence ATGCTTCCCTCGACCGTGGGCGACCTGCTCCTCCCGCACGAACCGCGGCCGAGCTTCACGGTCGATCTGACGCGGGAGTTCAAGCAGATCGCCGACCGCTGCGATGTGTGGCTGTCGGTCCGCGGTTCCACCCTCCTTACCGGACACGCGGCGTTGGAGCAGGCCGAGGAGGTGCGGAAGGTCGTCGAAGCGATCTTGAAACTGGGGGTGCCGCGGGAGGCCGTGCATCTGGCGGACGTGTCGATCGACAGTAAGAGCGGCGTGTTCACCCGCTCCACCGAGGCGGCTTACGCCCTGCGGGTCGAGGTGACGGATCTGGCGAGGCTGGCGGACCTGCTCACGGCGGTCACGGCCCCGAAGACCTGCCGGCTGGTGCGAATCGACTATCGATTCTCCGACGACGAGGCCGTGGCCGACGAATGGATCGCCCAAACGATCGGCGACTGCGTCCGCCGCGCGAAAGCGGTCGCCGCGGCGGCGGGAGTCACGCTGGGAACGTTGCGGGAGGTGACCCACGAAGTCATCCGCCCGCGGCCGTCGTCCTACTCGTCCGACAGCCGACTCGGCGGATTCGACGACGACCTGATAGGAACGCGGCTCACTGAGACCGCGGATTCGCTGCCCGGTCCGGTGGTGCGAGAGCGACGCGTTCGGGTCGACGCCGGGTTGCGGTACGAAATCGGTCCGCCGGACGACCCTGCCGCCGGAGCGACGGCGTGA
- a CDS encoding NHL repeat-containing protein, giving the protein MSGSVSRRTALQTGAAAVALTGAPFLRAFDKTGSKPVTVGSGEHVYQWQGNWGELPTGFAWGNTHGVCQSADGTIFLCHQAEGGPKRAVVLAFDPDGKFLRSWGEEFHGGGHGLDLREEGGEEFLYLTDLSQPCTVKFTLAGEEVRRWGQPDAKQYGDGQRYMATNVAFTPDGGFFVGDGYGSSHLIKYDAKGDLVGVFAEKGGEPGQLNCPHGLLWDDRPGREPALAVADRGNHRISYFDLNGKFLRVEAANTVPSPCDFADVHESGVRLVPDLRARVTLLDAENNLLTHLGDDADWIESTQADGRAMRNKPKQWKPGRFVAPHDAAFVNGGDILVAEWVPTGRLTYLKRV; this is encoded by the coding sequence ATGTCCGGTTCCGTTTCCCGCCGCACCGCCCTGCAAACCGGGGCGGCCGCCGTCGCCCTGACCGGAGCGCCGTTCCTGCGGGCGTTCGACAAAACCGGCTCGAAGCCCGTCACCGTCGGTTCCGGCGAACACGTTTACCAGTGGCAGGGGAACTGGGGCGAACTGCCAACGGGGTTCGCCTGGGGCAATACGCACGGCGTCTGCCAGTCCGCGGACGGCACGATCTTCCTCTGCCATCAGGCTGAGGGCGGCCCGAAGCGGGCCGTCGTGCTGGCGTTCGATCCGGACGGCAAGTTCCTGCGGTCCTGGGGCGAAGAGTTCCACGGCGGCGGCCACGGGCTCGATCTGCGTGAAGAAGGCGGCGAGGAGTTTCTGTATCTGACCGACCTGTCCCAGCCCTGCACGGTGAAGTTCACGCTGGCCGGCGAGGAAGTCCGCCGCTGGGGCCAGCCGGACGCCAAGCAGTACGGCGACGGCCAGCGGTACATGGCGACGAACGTCGCCTTCACCCCGGACGGCGGCTTCTTCGTCGGGGACGGTTACGGGTCCAGCCACCTCATCAAATACGACGCGAAGGGCGACCTCGTCGGCGTGTTCGCGGAGAAGGGTGGCGAGCCTGGCCAGTTGAACTGCCCGCACGGCCTGCTGTGGGACGACCGCCCCGGCCGCGAGCCGGCCCTCGCCGTGGCGGACCGCGGCAACCACCGCATCAGCTATTTCGACCTGAACGGCAAGTTCCTGCGGGTCGAAGCGGCGAACACCGTGCCCAGCCCCTGCGACTTCGCCGACGTGCATGAGTCGGGCGTCCGCCTCGTGCCGGACCTCAGGGCCCGGGTGACGCTGCTGGATGCGGAGAACAACCTGCTCACCCACCTCGGCGACGACGCGGACTGGATCGAGTCCACCCAGGCGGACGGCCGGGCGATGCGGAACAAGCCGAAGCAGTGGAAGCCGGGCCGGTTCGTCGCCCCGCACGACGCGGCGTTCGTGAACGGCGGGGACATCCTCGTCGCCGAGTGGGTGCCGACCGGCCGCCTGACCTATCTGAAGCGGGTGTGA
- a CDS encoding phosphatidylglycerol lysyltransferase domain-containing protein, with product MIQSRPAVCDAGPAGGEDPAGTARRLARQYARTADGLLIGEPGRGLLALPSPPGAVGPIRCGTTALIPGGPLAAPEDAGALIRLTEAWAEPLGLAPLSLNVTEAELPPLLAAGYQPTRTASECVVRHPGDWSGSRYRAVRAACARAERGGTVVRELNDHDAAWQDLPAIFAAHLAAKPQRRPAGPFVALPPTGPSDERRVWVAAVRGGAVGFATACPLGRWEADGSRRWTLGAFHTRPDAPPGTAAALVRGLLDDLVAEGIGAVSLGPAPAVVTGPAPAGENRLVARGVRAWIRAGNGLFDARGLWHFKSRFRPTLEPLYACGRPRVTARQAADFVRASGVLRVDPRRALRGTWADLRRPAAFGALP from the coding sequence GTGATCCAATCCCGCCCGGCCGTTTGCGACGCCGGCCCGGCGGGCGGCGAAGACCCGGCGGGGACGGCCCGCCGGTTGGCCCGGCAGTACGCCCGCACCGCGGACGGTCTGCTGATCGGCGAGCCGGGGCGGGGTCTGCTCGCGCTTCCCTCCCCGCCCGGGGCCGTCGGGCCGATTCGTTGCGGCACGACAGCGCTGATCCCCGGCGGACCGCTGGCCGCCCCGGAGGATGCGGGGGCGCTGATCCGCCTGACGGAGGCGTGGGCCGAGCCGCTGGGTCTGGCGCCGCTGTCGTTGAACGTGACCGAGGCCGAACTGCCCCCGCTCCTCGCTGCCGGCTACCAGCCGACGCGGACCGCTTCGGAGTGCGTGGTGAGACACCCGGGGGACTGGTCCGGGTCCCGGTACCGGGCGGTGCGCGCCGCCTGCGCCCGGGCGGAGCGGGGCGGGACGGTGGTGCGGGAACTGAACGACCACGATGCGGCCTGGCAGGACCTCCCGGCGATCTTCGCCGCGCACCTCGCCGCCAAACCGCAGCGGCGTCCGGCCGGGCCGTTCGTCGCCCTGCCGCCGACAGGGCCGTCGGACGAACGAAGGGTGTGGGTCGCCGCGGTCCGGGGGGGCGCCGTCGGCTTCGCCACCGCCTGCCCGCTGGGCCGCTGGGAGGCGGACGGGTCGCGGCGCTGGACCCTCGGGGCGTTCCACACCCGGCCGGACGCCCCCCCCGGCACGGCCGCGGCCTTGGTTCGCGGACTGCTGGATGATTTGGTCGCGGAAGGGATCGGCGCCGTCTCCCTCGGCCCGGCGCCGGCGGTGGTGACGGGGCCGGCGCCAGCGGGGGAGAACCGACTCGTGGCCCGGGGCGTGCGGGCGTGGATTCGGGCGGGCAACGGCCTGTTCGACGCCCGCGGCCTGTGGCATTTCAAATCCCGATTCCGGCCGACGCTCGAACCGCTCTACGCCTGTGGTCGGCCGCGGGTGACGGCCCGGCAGGCGGCCGACTTCGTCCGGGCCAGCGGCGTGCTGCGGGTCGATCCGCGGCGGGCGCTGCGGGGAACCTGGGCTGACCTGCGGCGCCCGGCGGCCTTCGGCGCCCTTCCGTAA
- a CDS encoding dual specificity protein phosphatase family protein: protein MSVAVATPSSAMGATDSQSAAGRSESHRSSSRRHESAQRGWWIAGFLILSGLAAVLAWDAVKYEFIAKRFGVVETDGLFRSGQISEAMFVPTLEEHGIDTVICLMGNDKDEPGHPEEVAAVEAMEDVKFERFPLRGDGTGDFETYFNALVALTSARRADRKVLVHCAAGSQRTGSIVAAYQLLVLREDPADVYAELGRYGWEPDDAAMLDYLNQHLPECARRLYERGLISEIPDPMPVLGP from the coding sequence ATGTCCGTCGCCGTTGCCACCCCGTCGTCCGCCATGGGCGCCACCGACTCACAGTCCGCCGCCGGCCGGTCGGAGTCGCATCGTTCCTCCTCGCGGAGACACGAGTCCGCCCAGCGCGGCTGGTGGATCGCGGGCTTCCTGATCCTGTCCGGCCTCGCCGCGGTCCTGGCCTGGGACGCGGTGAAGTACGAATTCATCGCCAAACGCTTCGGCGTCGTCGAAACCGACGGCCTGTTCCGCAGCGGGCAGATCTCCGAGGCGATGTTCGTGCCCACCCTTGAGGAACACGGGATCGACACCGTCATCTGCCTGATGGGCAACGACAAGGACGAACCCGGTCACCCGGAGGAGGTCGCCGCGGTCGAAGCGATGGAGGACGTGAAGTTCGAACGCTTCCCCCTGCGGGGCGACGGCACCGGCGACTTCGAGACCTACTTCAACGCCCTCGTCGCCCTGACCAGCGCCCGTCGGGCGGACCGCAAGGTACTGGTGCACTGCGCCGCCGGCTCGCAGCGGACCGGCAGCATCGTCGCCGCCTATCAGTTGCTCGTCCTGCGGGAGGACCCGGCCGACGTGTACGCTGAACTGGGCCGCTACGGCTGGGAGCCCGACGACGCCGCGATGCTGGACTACCTCAACCAGCACCTCCCGGAGTGCGCCCGCCGCCTGTACGAACGCGGGCTGATCTCCGAGATCCCCGACCCGATGCCGGTCCTCGGCCCGTAG